The following are encoded together in the Peromyscus leucopus breed LL Stock chromosome 1, UCI_PerLeu_2.1, whole genome shotgun sequence genome:
- the Kcnk18 gene encoding potassium channel subfamily K member 18 — protein MEAEEPPEARACCPEILGKARRCCPEALGKLLPGFCFLCCLVTYALVGAALFSAVEGRPDPEAGENPELKKFLDKLCSILKCNRTVVEGNRKDLCEHLQQMKPQWFKAPEDWSFLSALFFCCTVFSTVGYGHMYPVTRLGKFLCMLYALFGIPLMFLVLTDIGDILATILSRAYNRFQALLCLPHAPSKWCSSLLCRRQPESKPVAETVPQIVISAGVDEFLDPQPYREPASPSCNVELFERLVAQEKQDKLQPPMTRPVERSSSCPELVLGRLSCSILSNLDEVGQQVERLDIPLPVIALVIFAYISCAAAVLPFWETELGFEDAFYFCFVTLTTIGFGDITLDHPHFFLFFSIYIIVGMEIVFIAFKLMQNRLLHTYKTLMLFFCKREVSLPC, from the exons ATGGAGGCTGAGGAGCCACCTGAGGCCAGGGCATGCTGCCCCGAGATCTTGGGGAAAGCCAGGAGATGCTGCCCTGAGGCCCTGGGCAAgcttctgcctggcttctgtttcctctgctgcCTGGTAACCTATGCACTGGTGGGTGCTGCTCTATTCTCCGCAGTAGAGGGCCGCCCTGATCCAGAGGCAGGGGAGAATCCTGAGTTGAAGAAGTTCCTGGACAAGCTGTGTAGCATCCTGAAATGTAATAGAACAG TGGTGGAAGGCAACAGGAAGGACCTGTGTGAGCACCTGCAGCAGATGAAGCCCCAGTGGTTCAAGGCGCCTGAGGACTGGTCCTTCCTGAGTGCTCTCTTTTTCTGCTGCACAGTGTTCAGCACAGTGG GTTATGGCCACATGTACCCCGTCACCAGGCTTGGCAAGTTCCTGTGCATGCTCTATGCTCTCTTTGGAATCCCTTTgatgttcctggtcctcacagacATAGGGGACATCCTAGCCACCATCTTATCCAGGGCTTACAATCGGTTCCAGGCTCTCCTTTGCCTCCCCCACGCTCCCTCCAAGTGGTGCTCCAGCTTGCTCTGCAGGAGGCAGCCCGAGAGCAAACCTGTGGCTGAAACCGTCCCTCAGATTGTCATCAGTGCTGGGGTGGATGAGTTCCTAGACCCCCAGCCATACCGGGAGCCTGCGTCTCCAAGCTGCAATGTGGAGCTGTTTGAGAGATTAGTTGCACAAGAGAAACAGGACAAGCTACAACCACCCATGACGCGACCTGTAGAGAGGAGCAGCTCATGTCCCGAGCTGGTGCTGGGACGACTGTCCTGTTCTATCCTTAGCAATCTGGATGAAGTGGGCCAGCAGGTGGAGAGGCTGGACATCCCTCTCCCCGTCATCGCCCTGGTCATCTTCGCCTACATCTCCTGTGCAGCTGCTGTCCTCCCGTTCTGGGAGACGGAGCTGGGCTTCGAGGATGCCTTCTACTTCTGCTTCGTCACACTGACCACCATTGGGTTCGGGGACATCACCCTAGATCAcccccacttcttcctcttcttctccatttATATCATTGTCGGCATGGAGATCGTGTTCATCGCCTTCAAACTGATGCAGAACAGGCTCCTACATACCTACAAAACCCTCATGCTGTTTTTTTGCAAAAGGGAAGTTTCACTACCTTGCTAA